In one window of Microbacterium natoriense DNA:
- a CDS encoding ABC transporter permease, with amino-acid sequence MTSSTPTLAMRVLRSPRRPRPPLLYAAALVVLAAITLAAILAPLVAPYDPDAVDFASFLAPPSAAHWLGTDSLGRDILSRIIWGGRTALIGPLAVVVFSTAIGILLGLWAGWRGGWIDAALSRVFDVLFAFPSLLIAIMAVALFGKGLLAPVIAMSIAYAPFVARLTRSLVAAERMRPYVSAYRVQGFGGAWIALRRVLPNITPIVGAQSTLNFGYVLAELAGLSFLGLGVQAPTADWGAMINEAQSGVAAGQFLPAIAPAVVVVLAVVAVNLIGEELSDRIGGENPA; translated from the coding sequence ATGACCTCGTCCACACCCACCCTCGCCATGCGGGTGCTGCGTTCTCCGCGCCGCCCCCGCCCTCCTCTGCTGTACGCCGCGGCGCTCGTGGTGCTCGCCGCCATCACGCTCGCCGCGATCCTCGCGCCGCTGGTCGCTCCTTACGACCCGGATGCGGTCGACTTCGCGTCCTTTCTCGCTCCGCCGTCCGCCGCGCACTGGCTCGGCACCGACTCGCTGGGCCGGGACATCCTCAGCCGCATCATCTGGGGCGGTCGCACCGCGCTGATAGGTCCGCTCGCCGTGGTCGTCTTCTCCACGGCGATCGGAATCCTCCTCGGGTTGTGGGCCGGATGGCGGGGCGGCTGGATCGACGCGGCCCTCAGCCGCGTCTTCGACGTGCTGTTCGCCTTCCCCTCACTGCTCATCGCGATCATGGCGGTCGCACTGTTCGGCAAGGGACTGCTGGCGCCCGTGATCGCCATGAGCATCGCCTATGCGCCGTTCGTAGCCCGGCTGACTCGATCACTCGTGGCCGCCGAGCGTATGAGGCCGTACGTCTCCGCCTACCGCGTGCAGGGCTTCGGCGGCGCGTGGATCGCTCTGCGCCGAGTGCTGCCGAACATCACCCCGATCGTCGGCGCGCAGTCCACCCTCAACTTCGGGTACGTGCTCGCCGAGCTCGCCGGGCTGTCGTTCCTCGGCCTCGGCGTGCAGGCTCCGACCGCCGACTGGGGCGCCATGATCAATGAGGCGCAGTCGGGCGTCGCCGCCGGGCAGTTCCTTCCCGCCATCGCGCCGGCCGTCGTGGTGGTTCTCGCCGTCGTCGCGGTGAACCTCATCGGCGAAGAGCTGTCAGACCGCATCGGAGGGGAGAACCCCGCATGA
- a CDS encoding ABC transporter permease: MAAARRVVGKLGGLLLTLFLASLLVFFSRFLVPGDPVSFLLRGRKPSPEAVALVTAQYGLDLPPWEQYVRWVLGVVQGDFGRSLQYRQDVSQVIGDRLPLTLMLVVMAGVIIAVAGVVLGALAALNRGRSVDRLILIGLTMLGAIPSFVGAIVLIAVFSVQWGWFPSFGSGDGFLDMVRHLTLPSIALALVFIVLVAKVTRSAMIDQLSREHVEVSTSRGVSRRLVIRRHVLRNALGPILTVSGVLVAGLIVASSIVEAAFGLSGIGSLLVQSVDRLDFPVVQAIVLLVVFAFVVMNAIVDILEPWIDPRSAAGAGAR; this comes from the coding sequence ATGGCCGCCGCACGCCGCGTCGTCGGGAAGCTCGGCGGTCTGCTGCTGACGCTGTTCCTGGCGTCGCTGCTGGTCTTCTTCTCGCGGTTCCTGGTCCCCGGTGACCCGGTGAGCTTCCTGCTCCGCGGGCGCAAGCCCAGTCCCGAGGCCGTCGCGCTCGTGACAGCCCAGTACGGATTGGATCTGCCGCCGTGGGAGCAGTATGTCCGATGGGTGCTCGGCGTCGTGCAGGGCGACTTCGGCAGGTCGCTGCAGTACCGGCAGGACGTGTCCCAGGTGATCGGCGATCGGCTGCCGCTCACGCTGATGCTCGTGGTGATGGCAGGAGTCATCATCGCGGTCGCGGGAGTCGTGCTCGGCGCGCTGGCCGCCCTGAACCGCGGCAGGAGCGTCGACCGGCTGATCCTCATCGGTCTCACGATGCTCGGCGCGATCCCCTCGTTCGTCGGGGCGATCGTGCTCATCGCGGTGTTCTCGGTGCAGTGGGGCTGGTTCCCGTCCTTCGGATCAGGGGATGGCTTCCTCGACATGGTGCGCCACCTGACGCTGCCGTCGATCGCGCTGGCGCTGGTCTTCATCGTGCTCGTCGCGAAGGTGACGCGCTCGGCGATGATCGATCAGCTGAGCCGTGAGCACGTCGAAGTGTCGACGAGCAGAGGAGTGAGCCGTCGCCTGGTCATACGGCGGCACGTGCTGCGCAACGCGCTCGGGCCGATCCTCACGGTGAGCGGAGTGTTGGTCGCCGGGCTCATCGTCGCGAGTTCGATCGTCGAAGCGGCGTTCGGGCTCTCCGGAATCGGCTCACTGCTCGTGCAGTCCGTCGACCGCCTCGATTTCCCGGTCGTGCAGGCCATCGTCCTTCTCGTCGTCTTCGCCTTCGTCGTGATGAACGCGATCGTCGACATCCTCGAACCCTGGATCGATCCTCGGTCCGCTGCAGGAGCTGGTGCCCGATGA